From the genome of Nitrosopumilus sp., one region includes:
- a CDS encoding DNA-directed RNA polymerase subunit H, which translates to MAIKKNQVLVPDHIYVPKHEIISKSDAEDVLKKYNCKPTELPLIFVNDPAILGLGVKPGDMIKITRVSSTAGESLYYRYVVEI; encoded by the coding sequence ATGGCAATTAAGAAAAATCAGGTACTTGTACCTGATCATATCTATGTGCCAAAACATGAGATAATTTCCAAATCTGATGCAGAAGATGTTTTAAAAAAATATAATTGCAAGCCAACTGAATTGCCCCTAATCTTTGTTAATGACCCTGCAATTTTGGGACTTGGTGTTAAACCTGGAGATATGATTAAGATCACTCGAGTAAGTTCAACTGCCGGTGAGAGTCTCTATTATCGATATGTGGTGGAAATCTAA
- a CDS encoding DNA-directed RNA polymerase subunit B — protein MVHPSTKRWPVIQDILKREGIARQHLNSFDEFLERGLQSIINEVGQIDIENAEYPYKIQLGKVKLQQPRMMELDGSITHITPAEARLRNVSYSAPVMMEASVIEDGKILESRFVHIGDVPVMAKSNACILHNFSNQKLIEHGEDPSDPGGYFIINGSERVIVGLEDLSYNKIIVDRETVGGNIVFKAKVYSSIVGYRAKLELVMKNDGLIVARIPGSPVDIPAVTLMRALGLESDREIASVVSLVDDIQDELEGSFEKAGDVPTSKDAIVYISKRIAPGMLEEFQIKRAETLLDWGLLPHLGKHPENRKEKAQFLGEAACKLLELKLAWITPDDKDHYGNKVIKFAGQMLADLFRTAFRNLVRDMKYQLERSGQKRGINAVAAAIRPGIITDKLNNAIATGNWGRGRVGVTQLLDRTNYLSTISHLRRIQSPLSRTQPNFEARDLHATHFGRICPNETPEGSNCGLVKNLALSGIISVNVTSEEIIEKLYDLGTVHFFDAKEDLKKDGTRIFVDGRLIGYYKDGNELAESVRDLRRNSKIHPHVGVSFHKSDIEGSTTRLYVNCNAGRVLRPLIIIKDNKSLLTSDLLDKISKKLLSWTDLLRMGILEVIDANEEENCYVTLDEKDTKKHTHLEVFPPAILGAGASIIPYPEHNQSPRNTYESAMAKQSLGFSTPMMNTSTYVRQHLMLYPQVPIVNTKAMNLLGLEDRPAGQNCVVAVLPFDGYNIEDAIVLSQSSVDRGLGRTFFFRIYDAEAKQYPGGMRDSFEIPNAEDNIRGYKGERAYRLLEDDGVVASESPVKGGDILIGKTSPPRFMEEYREFESSGPYRRDTSIGVRPSEAGVIDTVVMTQSNEGGKMYKIRARDMRIPEIGDKFASRHGQKGVLGILAKAEDLPYTAEGMSPDVLINPHAFPSRMTVGMMMESVCGKAAAFRGKRFDGSAFVGEKMDEVKEVMDAHNFKYSGKEIMYDGRTGKSFPVDVFIGVVYYQKLHHMVADKIHARARGQVQMLTKQPTEGRARGGGLRFGEMERDCLIAYGASMILKDRLLDESDKSDIFVCERCGLVAYHDVKQRKYVCRVCGDKAKVSSVSVAYAFKLLLQEMQSLNVAPRLLIKEKI, from the coding sequence ATGGTACATCCTTCCACAAAACGTTGGCCAGTAATTCAAGATATCTTGAAACGCGAAGGTATTGCACGTCAACATCTTAATTCGTTTGATGAATTTCTAGAACGAGGACTTCAAAGTATAATTAATGAAGTTGGTCAAATTGATATTGAAAATGCCGAATATCCTTATAAAATCCAATTAGGTAAAGTTAAGCTTCAACAACCACGAATGATGGAACTCGATGGTTCTATTACTCATATTACTCCAGCTGAGGCAAGATTGAGAAATGTTTCTTATTCTGCACCTGTTATGATGGAAGCTAGTGTTATAGAAGATGGGAAAATCTTAGAATCTAGATTTGTACATATCGGAGACGTTCCGGTCATGGCAAAATCAAATGCGTGCATCTTGCATAATTTCTCTAATCAAAAATTAATTGAACATGGTGAAGATCCAAGCGATCCTGGCGGTTATTTCATTATCAATGGTTCAGAGCGAGTAATTGTGGGATTGGAGGATCTTTCTTACAACAAAATTATCGTTGATAGAGAAACTGTGGGTGGAAATATTGTTTTCAAAGCCAAAGTTTATTCTTCAATAGTTGGTTATCGTGCAAAATTAGAACTTGTCATGAAAAATGATGGGTTAATTGTTGCTAGAATTCCTGGATCTCCTGTAGATATTCCTGCTGTCACGTTAATGAGGGCACTTGGATTGGAATCTGATAGAGAAATTGCTTCTGTGGTTTCGTTAGTTGATGACATTCAAGATGAATTGGAAGGCTCATTTGAAAAAGCGGGTGATGTGCCAACATCTAAGGATGCCATTGTTTACATCAGTAAAAGAATTGCACCTGGAATGTTGGAGGAATTTCAGATTAAGCGTGCTGAAACTTTACTTGATTGGGGATTATTACCTCATTTGGGTAAACACCCTGAAAATAGAAAAGAAAAGGCACAATTTTTGGGTGAAGCAGCTTGTAAATTGTTAGAGTTAAAACTTGCTTGGATTACTCCTGATGATAAGGATCACTATGGAAACAAAGTGATTAAATTTGCAGGCCAAATGTTGGCAGATCTATTTAGAACTGCATTTAGAAATTTGGTTAGAGATATGAAATATCAGTTGGAAAGATCTGGTCAAAAACGTGGAATCAATGCAGTTGCTGCAGCAATTCGTCCCGGAATTATCACTGATAAATTAAACAATGCTATTGCAACTGGAAATTGGGGACGTGGAAGAGTTGGTGTCACTCAATTACTTGATAGAACTAATTATCTTTCGACAATAAGTCATCTTAGAAGAATCCAATCACCTCTTAGCAGGACTCAACCTAATTTTGAGGCAAGAGATTTGCATGCAACACACTTCGGAAGAATTTGTCCGAATGAAACTCCTGAAGGCTCTAATTGTGGTTTGGTCAAAAATCTGGCCTTATCTGGAATTATTTCAGTAAATGTGACATCTGAAGAAATTATAGAAAAGCTTTATGATCTTGGAACTGTTCATTTCTTTGACGCAAAAGAAGACTTGAAAAAAGATGGAACCAGAATATTCGTAGATGGTCGTCTTATTGGATATTACAAAGATGGTAATGAATTAGCTGAATCTGTTAGAGACCTTAGAAGAAATTCAAAGATTCATCCTCATGTTGGAGTTTCATTCCACAAGTCCGACATTGAAGGTTCGACTACAAGACTGTATGTTAATTGTAATGCTGGTAGGGTATTGCGTCCATTGATTATAATCAAAGATAACAAATCCTTGTTAACCTCTGACCTATTGGATAAAATTTCTAAGAAATTGCTTTCTTGGACTGATCTCTTAAGGATGGGAATATTGGAAGTGATTGATGCGAATGAAGAAGAGAATTGCTATGTTACTTTAGATGAAAAAGATACCAAGAAACATACTCATTTGGAAGTATTTCCACCTGCAATCTTAGGTGCAGGAGCTTCTATCATTCCATATCCTGAACATAACCAATCTCCAAGAAATACATACGAATCTGCAATGGCAAAACAAAGCTTAGGATTTTCTACCCCTATGATGAATACTAGTACATATGTTAGACAACACCTCATGCTATATCCACAAGTTCCAATTGTAAATACAAAGGCGATGAATCTTCTTGGATTAGAAGACAGACCTGCAGGACAAAATTGTGTTGTTGCGGTATTGCCGTTTGACGGTTACAACATAGAGGATGCTATCGTCCTGAGTCAATCATCTGTTGATCGGGGATTGGGAAGGACTTTCTTCTTTAGAATTTATGATGCTGAAGCAAAACAATACCCTGGTGGAATGCGTGATAGTTTTGAAATCCCTAATGCTGAAGATAACATACGGGGTTACAAAGGAGAGCGTGCATACAGATTACTTGAAGATGATGGAGTTGTTGCATCTGAATCTCCTGTTAAAGGCGGGGATATTTTGATTGGAAAGACTAGTCCTCCACGATTTATGGAGGAGTATAGAGAGTTTGAGTCATCTGGTCCGTATAGGAGAGACACATCTATTGGCGTAAGGCCATCTGAAGCAGGTGTTATTGACACTGTAGTTATGACTCAATCCAATGAAGGTGGAAAAATGTATAAAATTAGAGCGAGAGATATGAGAATTCCTGAAATTGGTGATAAATTTGCATCAAGACATGGACAAAAAGGTGTACTTGGAATTTTAGCCAAGGCTGAAGATCTGCCATATACTGCAGAAGGGATGTCTCCTGATGTCTTGATTAATCCTCATGCATTCCCATCTAGAATGACTGTTGGAATGATGATGGAATCTGTGTGTGGTAAAGCCGCAGCATTTCGTGGAAAACGATTTGACGGCTCTGCATTCGTTGGAGAAAAAATGGATGAAGTTAAAGAGGTGATGGATGCACATAATTTCAAGTATTCTGGTAAAGAAATCATGTATGACGGCAGAACTGGAAAATCATTCCCAGTTGATGTTTTCATTGGAGTTGTATATTATCAAAAACTTCATCACATGGTTGCAGATAAAATTCACGCAAGAGCTCGTGGACAAGTTCAGATGCTAACAAAACAACCCACTGAAGGAAGAGCTAGAGGTGGTGGTTTGAGGTTTGGTGAAATGGAAAGAGACTGTTTGATTGCTTATGGTGCTTCTATGATTCTAAAAGATAGATTGTTGGATGAGTCTGACAAGTCTGACATCTTTGTATGTGAAAGATGCGGACTAGTTGCGTATCATGATGTTAAACAGAGAAAATATGTTTGTAGGGTTTGCGGTGACAAGGCTAAAGTATCGTCTGTGTCTGTAGCATATGCCTTCAAGTTACTTTTACAAGAAATGCAAAGTCTTAATGTTGCCCCTCGTTTATTGATTAAGGAGAAGATCTGA
- a CDS encoding DNA-directed RNA polymerase subunit A', producing MSIQAIKAIDGIQFSIWSPTEIRKYSVAEITAPETYDEDGMPVQGGLMDGRLGTLEPGQKCLTCGNTAARCPGHFGHIELAEPILHIAFIDNIYKLLQSTCRSCARLKVPQDDLNAFQKIKDKHAAYTAVSQKRIPEQIIEKAKKAKECPHCGKTQYELVFTKPTIFVEKTEIGEHRLLPITIRERFSQIFDEDLKLLSYDPATARPEWFILQALPVPPVTVRPSIILETGIRSEDDLTHKMVDIIRVNQRLKESKEAGTPPLIVQDLVDLLQYHSTTYFDNEVSGIPQAHHRSGRPLKTLTQRLKGKEGRFRGSLSGKRVDFSSRTVISPDPNLDLSEVGVPEQIAMKLTIPEIVTEWNIDRMRKLVINGPEKFPGVNYIVRPDGVKIRLDFVEDRSIIAESLEVGYLIERHLADGDIVMFNRQPSLHQMSIMAHYVRVLPGKTFRLHPSVCPPYNADFDGDEMNLHVPQSEEARAEAILLMRVQDQLISPRYGGPIIGALRDFVTGAYLLTKDNTILSVQEFSNYAMLGGYTEVLPKPGTKTKDGPAYTGKQLFSLFLPKDFNYVLTSKWSKGTNGPQKDVVIKNGELISGVIDKTSIGAEEPESVLHRITKDYGNTVGKKFLNSILIMVKQFITHYGFSYGYGDLEVPEKNVKQILDDIQGTYDIVSDLTDQYEKGTLKLTRGMKAEEALEAYIVNELGKAREKAGATANESLDDGNAGKIMATTGARGSALNVGQMAGALGQQSRRGNRMNDGYSNRALTHYQEHDSNPDAHGFVKSNYRTGLTTLEFFFHAMGGREGLVDTAVRTQQSGYMQRRLINALEHIRLEYDGTVRDPHGHIVQFLYGEDGIDVQKSDHGEAFNSIRLAESQTMIDSGKKATKDEINTLTKKYTKTFNPRLTALVTEALQKSGLSKEGVESVCKKGLSLYNKAKVEPGQAVGIVTAQSIGEPGTQMTLRTFHFAGIKERNVTLGLPRLIELVDARKKPVTPTMDIYLDDESKKSREKAIEVARNVLQTKMSALVADTETDYSTNIKLILSPNRLRERGCSITEVETALSSNKKFKMEITGDLVILNLVDEADTATAIAIRNKVLNTTVKGVPDIERVTLVQKDDEWVIQTTGSNIAKLLEVKGIDKRNVRTNNVFEIAGTLGIEAARNSLINELNHTLGDQGLEVDNRYIMLVSDLMCSRGYMQQIGRHGIAGSKDSVLAKAAFEITVPTIAHAALAGDVEQLKGITENVIVGSNIPIGSGTVDLYMQVSKKKKE from the coding sequence ATGTCTATTCAAGCAATCAAGGCAATTGACGGAATTCAGTTTTCTATATGGTCTCCAACTGAAATTAGAAAGTACTCTGTAGCTGAAATCACTGCCCCTGAAACTTATGATGAAGATGGAATGCCAGTTCAGGGAGGTCTAATGGATGGGAGATTGGGTACGCTTGAACCTGGCCAAAAGTGTCTTACATGTGGGAATACTGCAGCAAGATGTCCTGGACATTTTGGACATATTGAGCTTGCAGAACCAATACTGCATATTGCGTTTATTGATAATATCTACAAGTTATTGCAATCTACATGTCGTTCTTGTGCACGGTTAAAAGTACCTCAGGATGATCTAAACGCATTCCAAAAAATTAAAGATAAACATGCCGCTTATACTGCAGTTTCACAAAAACGTATTCCTGAACAAATTATAGAAAAAGCTAAAAAGGCAAAAGAATGTCCTCATTGTGGAAAAACACAATATGAATTAGTTTTCACAAAACCTACCATCTTTGTAGAAAAAACGGAAATAGGGGAACATAGACTATTGCCAATTACAATTAGAGAGCGATTTTCACAAATTTTTGATGAGGATCTAAAACTGTTATCCTATGATCCTGCAACTGCTAGACCTGAATGGTTCATTCTTCAGGCATTGCCTGTTCCACCTGTCACTGTAAGACCTTCAATTATTCTTGAGACTGGAATCAGATCTGAAGATGATTTGACTCACAAAATGGTTGATATCATTAGGGTTAATCAAAGATTAAAGGAAAGTAAAGAAGCTGGAACCCCGCCATTAATCGTTCAAGATTTGGTTGATTTGCTACAGTATCACTCGACAACCTATTTTGATAATGAAGTCTCTGGAATTCCGCAGGCACATCATCGTTCTGGACGTCCTCTAAAGACTTTGACTCAAAGACTAAAAGGAAAAGAAGGAAGATTCAGAGGTTCATTATCTGGGAAAAGAGTTGATTTCTCAAGTAGAACTGTCATTTCACCTGATCCAAACTTGGACTTGTCTGAAGTAGGAGTGCCTGAACAAATTGCAATGAAGTTAACCATTCCTGAAATTGTCACTGAATGGAATATCGATAGGATGAGAAAACTTGTAATAAATGGACCTGAAAAATTCCCTGGTGTAAATTATATCGTTAGACCTGACGGTGTAAAAATTAGATTGGACTTTGTAGAAGATCGATCCATTATAGCCGAATCTCTTGAGGTTGGCTATTTGATTGAAAGACATCTTGCAGATGGTGATATTGTTATGTTCAACAGACAACCCTCCCTTCACCAGATGTCTATCATGGCTCACTATGTACGTGTACTTCCTGGTAAAACTTTCAGATTGCATCCTTCTGTATGTCCACCTTACAACGCAGATTTTGATGGTGATGAGATGAATCTTCACGTTCCTCAAAGTGAAGAAGCAAGGGCAGAAGCAATTCTCTTGATGAGAGTTCAAGATCAGTTAATTTCTCCAAGATATGGGGGTCCAATTATTGGAGCATTAAGGGACTTTGTAACCGGTGCATATCTTTTGACCAAGGATAATACTATTTTGTCTGTTCAGGAATTTTCAAACTATGCCATGCTTGGAGGCTATACTGAAGTACTTCCTAAACCTGGTACCAAAACAAAAGACGGTCCTGCATATACTGGCAAACAACTATTTTCATTATTTCTTCCAAAAGATTTCAACTATGTACTTACATCGAAATGGTCTAAGGGTACAAATGGTCCGCAAAAAGATGTAGTAATCAAAAATGGTGAACTTATCAGTGGTGTAATTGATAAAACATCCATTGGTGCAGAAGAACCTGAGAGTGTTTTACACAGAATTACAAAAGACTATGGTAACACTGTGGGAAAAAAATTCTTGAACTCTATTCTAATTATGGTGAAGCAGTTCATCACTCATTATGGATTTAGTTATGGATATGGTGATCTTGAAGTGCCAGAAAAGAATGTAAAGCAAATTTTGGATGACATTCAAGGAACTTATGATATTGTGTCTGATTTAACTGATCAATATGAAAAAGGAACTCTAAAGCTTACCAGGGGTATGAAGGCTGAAGAAGCCTTGGAAGCCTACATTGTTAATGAATTAGGTAAGGCAAGAGAAAAAGCCGGCGCTACCGCAAACGAATCTCTTGATGATGGCAATGCTGGAAAAATTATGGCTACTACGGGTGCAAGAGGTTCTGCACTTAATGTGGGACAAATGGCTGGTGCATTAGGTCAACAATCAAGAAGAGGAAATAGAATGAATGACGGATATAGCAATCGTGCGTTAACTCACTATCAGGAACATGATAGTAATCCAGACGCACATGGATTTGTAAAATCTAATTATAGAACAGGTCTTACCACGTTAGAATTTTTCTTCCATGCTATGGGAGGTCGTGAAGGACTCGTAGATACTGCAGTCAGAACACAACAGAGTGGTTACATGCAACGTAGATTAATCAACGCGTTAGAACACATTAGATTAGAATATGATGGAACCGTAAGAGATCCACATGGTCACATTGTACAATTCCTATACGGTGAGGATGGAATTGATGTACAAAAAAGTGATCATGGAGAAGCTTTTAACAGTATTCGACTAGCCGAATCCCAAACCATGATTGATTCAGGAAAGAAGGCTACAAAAGATGAGATTAATACTCTGACAAAGAAATATACGAAAACATTCAATCCTCGACTTACCGCACTTGTTACTGAAGCATTGCAGAAGTCTGGTTTGAGTAAAGAAGGTGTAGAATCTGTATGTAAAAAAGGACTTTCACTTTACAACAAAGCAAAAGTAGAACCTGGGCAAGCAGTAGGTATTGTAACTGCACAATCCATTGGTGAACCTGGTACCCAGATGACCTTGAGAACGTTCCATTTTGCAGGAATTAAAGAAAGAAATGTTACGTTGGGTCTTCCAAGATTAATTGAATTAGTTGATGCAAGAAAGAAACCAGTTACTCCTACAATGGATATCTATCTTGACGATGAGTCCAAGAAGTCTAGAGAAAAAGCAATTGAAGTCGCAAGAAATGTGTTGCAAACCAAGATGAGTGCATTGGTTGCAGATACCGAAACAGACTATTCTACTAATATCAAATTAATTTTGAGTCCAAACCGACTTAGAGAAAGAGGATGCTCCATTACAGAAGTAGAAACTGCATTATCATCCAATAAAAAATTCAAAATGGAGATTACTGGAGATCTGGTCATTCTAAACTTGGTTGATGAGGCTGATACTGCAACTGCAATCGCAATTAGAAATAAAGTTCTTAATACTACTGTTAAAGGGGTTCCAGATATTGAGCGTGTCACATTAGTTCAAAAGGATGATGAATGGGTTATTCAAACTACTGGCTCTAACATAGCAAAATTACTTGAGGTCAAAGGTATTGACAAAAGGAATGTTAGAACAAATAACGTATTTGAAATTGCAGGAACTTTGGGTATCGAGGCTGCAAGAAATTCATTAATTAATGAACTTAATCATACTTTGGGAGACCAAGGACTGGAAGTTGACAACAGGTATATCATGTTGGTGTCTGATTTGATGTGTTCTAGAGGTTACATGCAGCAGATTGGCAGACATGGTATAGCGGGTAGCAAGGATAGTGTTCTTGCAAAGGCTGCATTTGAAATTACTGTGCCTACTATTGCACATGCTGCACTTGCTGGTGATGTTGAACAACTCAAAGGAATTACCGAAAATGTTATTGTTGGAAGTAATATCCCAATTGGAAGTGGCACTGTTGACTTGTACATGCAAGTCAGTAAGAAAAAAAAGGAGTAA
- a CDS encoding ribonucleoprotein, with protein MADEISTLMINSKDKTVLLRLRNTKTIQGVLKDFDIHMNLTLDDAEDISDEKHEKLGKILLRGDNVLAVSLPEG; from the coding sequence ATGGCTGATGAAATTTCTACACTGATGATTAATAGTAAAGACAAGACTGTTTTGCTTAGATTAAGAAATACTAAAACCATCCAAGGTGTGCTCAAAGATTTTGACATTCATATGAATTTGACATTGGATGATGCAGAAGATATTTCTGATGAAAAACATGAAAAGCTTGGAAAAATTTTGTTGCGTGGAGATAATGTCTTGGCAGTTTCTCTACCTGAGGGATAA
- a CDS encoding 50S ribosomal protein L7ae, translating into MSKILEKSLRDARKEDNLTMGTKQVLNSVKNSKLIILSQSIKKEMLEKIEFDAKKEKIPLVNFQGTSVALGRLCGLQFRIATISFTSIDDASIKSILKDTEAEKKNE; encoded by the coding sequence ATGAGTAAGATACTTGAAAAGTCATTAAGAGATGCCCGCAAAGAAGATAATTTAACAATGGGTACTAAACAAGTCTTAAACTCTGTTAAGAATTCCAAGCTAATTATCTTGTCTCAATCAATCAAAAAAGAAATGCTTGAGAAAATTGAATTCGATGCAAAAAAAGAAAAAATACCGTTGGTAAACTTTCAGGGAACATCAGTCGCATTAGGTAGATTATGTGGCTTACAATTTAGAATTGCAACAATTTCGTTTACATCTATTGATGACGCAAGCATCAAATCAATTTTAAAAGATACAGAGGCTGAGAAAAAAAATGAATAA
- a CDS encoding NusA-like transcription termination signal-binding factor has translation MAQSIKLSTDQMRMMSLFQNVTGATARDCVEDEKQDRVIFVVNTGKMGLAIGKGGVHIKSLQNIVKRNVELVEFDEDPVKFLTNLLNSKLISEVKINKRADGTKQAIIMVDPRKKGIVVGREGRNAEKARLLAKRYFDIGNVLINSPERATLEM, from the coding sequence ATGGCACAATCTATCAAACTTTCAACTGATCAAATGCGCATGATGTCTTTATTTCAAAATGTCACTGGTGCAACTGCTCGTGACTGTGTGGAAGATGAAAAGCAAGATAGGGTGATTTTTGTAGTTAATACTGGTAAAATGGGACTTGCAATCGGCAAGGGCGGTGTTCATATAAAATCTCTGCAGAATATTGTTAAGAGAAATGTAGAGTTGGTAGAATTTGATGAAGATCCTGTAAAATTTTTGACTAATTTGCTTAATTCAAAACTTATTTCTGAAGTAAAAATAAATAAACGAGCAGATGGAACAAAACAGGCAATTATTATGGTGGATCCAAGAAAGAAAGGAATTGTTGTTGGTAGAGAGGGTAGAAATGCTGAAAAGGCACGGTTACTTGCAAAACGATATTTTGATATTGGTAATGTATTAATTAATAGTCCTGAACGCGCGACTTTGGAGATGTAA
- a CDS encoding 30S ribosomal protein S12, which yields MRKSPLGLFAGRVLTNKKKKQRWAISTFKRRKLGIDKKSDPLGGAPQARGIVLEKVGIAAKQPNSAIRKCVRVQLIKNGKTVTAFLPRDGAMNFIDEHDEVHIQGMGATQGGAMGDIPGVRFKVFKVNGTSLHELVIGKKEKPRR from the coding sequence ATGAGAAAATCACCTCTTGGATTATTTGCTGGTAGAGTTCTTACGAACAAAAAGAAGAAACAAAGATGGGCGATCTCAACTTTTAAAAGACGAAAGCTGGGAATTGATAAAAAATCTGATCCACTTGGAGGCGCTCCACAAGCCCGTGGAATTGTTTTAGAAAAAGTTGGAATTGCAGCAAAACAGCCAAACTCTGCTATTAGAAAATGTGTCAGGGTACAGTTGATTAAAAACGGAAAGACGGTTACGGCCTTTTTGCCACGAGACGGTGCGATGAATTTTATCGACGAACACGATGAGGTACATATTCAAGGCATGGGTGCAACTCAAGGCGGTGCAATGGGTGATATTCCTGGAGTTCGATTCAAAGTTTTCAAAGTTAATGGCACTTCATTACATGAATTGGTAATTGGAAAGAAGGAGAAACCAAGGAGATAG
- a CDS encoding 30S ribosomal protein S7 produces MAETKNLLLFRKWDLSDIEVKDPGLKTAISLRKQILPYTYGRSALKRFNKADVNIVERLINKTMHFGKKYAKNTGRMTGKKTKLLNTVKTAFDIIALKTGQNPVEVLVRAIEFSAPNEDTTRIVYGGTVYHVSVDVAPIRRVDLALKFISDAIKEATFSNPKPIEEHMAEQLMLAASNDSNAPSVKKKHELERIAQASR; encoded by the coding sequence ATGGCTGAGACAAAGAATCTACTATTGTTTCGAAAATGGGATTTATCTGATATCGAAGTTAAGGATCCTGGATTAAAAACTGCTATTTCCTTAAGAAAACAAATTTTACCTTACACTTATGGTCGTTCAGCCCTAAAACGATTCAATAAAGCTGATGTCAATATTGTTGAGAGACTAATCAACAAGACGATGCACTTTGGAAAGAAATATGCAAAGAATACTGGTAGGATGACTGGTAAGAAAACCAAATTACTCAATACTGTTAAAACTGCTTTTGACATTATTGCATTAAAAACTGGCCAGAATCCTGTTGAAGTTTTGGTCCGAGCCATTGAGTTCTCTGCTCCAAATGAGGATACAACTAGAATTGTATATGGTGGCACGGTATACCATGTATCCGTAGATGTTGCTCCAATACGACGAGTTGATTTGGCTTTGAAGTTTATTTCTGATGCAATTAAAGAGGCAACGTTTTCCAATCCAAAACCTATTGAGGAGCACATGGCTGAGCAACTAATGCTTGCAGCATCAAATGATTCCAATGCCCCTTCTGTTAAGAAAAAGCACGAGTTGGAACGCATAGCACAAGCATCTAGATAG
- a CDS encoding YkgJ family cysteine cluster protein: MSQKEIQESLDLLEKDWDFDPILKKFVLGKITDVSDFAVKVKDVIFHVPYLNSEKKYILWKCFWPDCHNCCDRQGRLPLTSDDLITIGKGLKYKSTSDFIKNETLTVTYEEPGPSGQMTTMTTINLKRKDDETEAEDGTHISCRFLDDEGGCSMHPDRPGVCYLYPFASWLENEKGIARVHATYQFTGDCPGFYLADNLDQMKDELKAYSTTIYDYNMASNRTNRESYSSVSFS, translated from the coding sequence TTGTCTCAAAAAGAAATTCAAGAATCATTAGACTTGTTGGAAAAGGATTGGGATTTTGATCCAATTCTAAAAAAATTTGTGTTGGGAAAGATTACAGATGTGTCTGACTTTGCAGTCAAGGTAAAGGATGTAATTTTTCACGTACCCTATCTGAATTCTGAAAAAAAATATATTCTGTGGAAATGTTTTTGGCCCGACTGTCACAACTGTTGTGATCGTCAAGGCAGACTTCCGCTGACTTCGGATGATTTGATTACAATTGGAAAAGGTCTAAAATACAAAAGCACTTCAGATTTTATTAAAAATGAAACACTAACAGTGACCTATGAGGAACCTGGTCCGTCAGGACAGATGACTACAATGACTACGATCAACCTTAAGAGAAAAGATGATGAAACTGAAGCCGAAGATGGAACTCATATCTCGTGTAGATTTTTGGATGACGAAGGTGGATGCAGCATGCATCCTGACAGGCCAGGTGTATGTTACTTGTATCCATTTGCAAGCTGGTTGGAAAATGAAAAGGGCATTGCACGAGTACATGCAACATATCAGTTTACTGGAGATTGTCCAGGATTTTACCTTGCAGATAATTTAGATCAAATGAAGGATGAGTTAAAGGCATATTCTACAACCATCTATGACTATAACATGGCATCAAATCGTACTAATAGGGAATCTTATAGCTCTGTGAGTTTCAGTTAG